The proteins below are encoded in one region of bacterium:
- the rsxC gene encoding electron transport complex subunit RsxC → MNLITFKGGIHPPCHKELTENKLTTKMEIPSQVVIPLRQHIGAPNEVKVAEGEKVKTGQVIGESSAFVSASVHASCSGIVKKIGMYPHPVLGSCLAVVIESDGQDTWIEKEEHRNWEQISPLELRKIIKDRGIVGMGGAGFPTHVKLTPPENKPIDTVILNGAECEPYLTADHRVMVERVKDVVLGLKIIMKVLGVKRAYIGIEINKKNALFLMEKAVRSEKRIKVIPLKVKYPQGSEKHLIKTILQKEVPSGKLPMDVKTVVLNVSTALAIKEAVVNGLPLIEREITVIGRPINESKNLRVRLGTLFTEVIKTCGGFVETPARVIMGGPMMGIAQKTLDLPIIKTTCGILALTKEDISLEIPSNCIRCGKCVDACPMKLMPNMLGLLAQRRKLNELREYHLSDCIECGCCVFVCPAKRPLVHYFKLGKYLIAKDDKK, encoded by the coding sequence ATGAATTTGATAACTTTTAAAGGTGGAATTCATCCACCATGCCATAAGGAGTTAACTGAAAATAAGTTAACCACCAAGATGGAGATTCCTTCTCAAGTAGTTATTCCTCTTAGGCAGCATATTGGGGCACCTAATGAAGTTAAAGTAGCTGAAGGTGAGAAGGTTAAGACAGGACAAGTAATTGGAGAAAGTTCTGCTTTTGTGTCTGCTTCTGTCCATGCTTCTTGCTCTGGGATAGTAAAAAAGATAGGAATGTATCCTCATCCAGTCTTAGGAAGTTGCTTAGCGGTGGTCATTGAATCTGATGGGCAAGATACCTGGATCGAAAAAGAAGAACACCGTAATTGGGAGCAAATTTCTCCTTTGGAATTAAGGAAGATCATAAAAGATCGGGGCATAGTGGGGATGGGAGGAGCTGGATTTCCAACCCATGTTAAATTAACTCCACCTGAAAATAAACCTATTGATACCGTTATCTTAAATGGGGCAGAGTGCGAACCTTATCTTACAGCTGATCATCGGGTAATGGTGGAAAGAGTTAAAGATGTAGTTTTGGGATTAAAGATTATCATGAAGGTTCTGGGAGTCAAAAGAGCTTACATTGGTATTGAGATAAATAAGAAGAATGCTTTGTTTTTAATGGAAAAAGCAGTGAGGTCTGAAAAAAGAATAAAGGTGATACCATTAAAGGTAAAGTATCCTCAAGGTTCTGAAAAGCATTTAATTAAAACTATTCTCCAGAAGGAAGTGCCTTCCGGTAAATTACCAATGGATGTAAAGACCGTGGTCTTAAATGTCTCTACAGCTTTAGCGATAAAAGAAGCAGTGGTAAATGGTCTACCTCTAATAGAGCGAGAAATAACCGTGATAGGAAGACCAATTAACGAATCTAAAAATTTAAGAGTACGTTTGGGTACTTTGTTTACCGAGGTAATTAAAACCTGTGGTGGATTTGTAGAAACACCAGCGAGAGTAATTATGGGAGGACCAATGATGGGAATAGCCCAAAAGACCTTAGATCTGCCCATCATAAAAACTACTTGTGGGATTTTAGCTTTAACTAAAGAAGATATTTCTTTGGAAATTCCAAGCAATTGCATTAGGTGTGGAAAATGTGTCGATGCTTGCCCTATGAAACTTATGCCTAATATGCTTGGATTATTAGCCCAGCGAAGAAAGTTAAATGAGTTAAGAGAATATCATCTTTCTGATTGCATAGAATGCGGTTGTTGTGTCTTTGTCTGTCCAGCCAAACGTCCCTTAGTTCATTACTTTAAGTTGGGTAAATACCTTATCGCTAAGGACGATAAGAAATAG
- a CDS encoding FMN-binding protein: MLKILKIGFNLMVVALLGAIILAFSNNITAPLTKKVEEETKARARKAVINADEFIQIDPEGRFFKAIKDGKLLGYVITALAKNGYAGSFGVMVGVSPTLKVVKIKILNQRETPGLGTKIEEDWFLSQYEGKGVENLVVIKEETADKIQAITGATISSKAVTDGVKEGIEELKKKLTCLEKN, translated from the coding sequence TTGCTTAAAATACTTAAAATAGGCTTTAATTTAATGGTTGTGGCTTTATTGGGAGCTATAATCTTAGCCTTTAGTAATAACATTACTGCTCCTCTAACTAAAAAGGTAGAAGAAGAAACAAAAGCCAGAGCAAGAAAAGCAGTCATCAATGCTGATGAGTTTATCCAAATCGATCCAGAAGGAAGATTTTTTAAGGCCATCAAGGATGGTAAGTTGTTAGGTTATGTCATTACTGCTCTGGCTAAAAATGGTTACGCTGGAAGTTTTGGGGTAATGGTGGGAGTTAGTCCAACCTTAAAAGTAGTAAAGATAAAAATATTAAACCAACGGGAAACTCCAGGGTTAGGAACAAAGATTGAAGAAGATTGGTTTTTATCTCAGTATGAAGGCAAAGGAGTAGAAAATTTAGTAGTGATAAAAGAAGAGACTGCGGATAAAATTCAAGCTATTACTGGAGCAACTATATCTTCTAAGGCTGTTACTGATGGAGTTAAGGAAGGGATAGAAGAGTTAAAGAAAAAGTTAACTTGTTTAGAAAAGAATTAA
- a CDS encoding RnfABCDGE type electron transport complex subunit D, translating into MEKLNVAVSPHLKTKDSVPKIMWTVVVSLIPAGIGSVYFFGLHALGIIISSVAGAVLTEALIQKVFLKKPVTITDGSAVVTGILLAFSISPQVPLWLVVVGSAFGIGIAKHCFGGLGWNVFNPAMIGRAFLLASWPALMTRWITSFDAKTTASPLGILKEEGIEALVAYFGNHATMYKSLFLGSVSGSLGETSCLLLLIGAIILFIKGYITWPIPFSFLGTIALLSWVFGGQGLCNGDPLLNILSGGVILGAFFIATDMVTSPTTKIGQLIFGMGAGALVVLIRLKGGYPEGVCYAVLLMNALVPITDRLVKRRPFGMKTTEITGKEKEGR; encoded by the coding sequence ATGGAAAAGCTAAATGTTGCGGTTTCTCCTCACTTAAAGACCAAAGATTCTGTTCCTAAGATTATGTGGACAGTAGTAGTTAGTTTAATTCCTGCAGGAATTGGAAGTGTTTATTTTTTTGGTCTGCATGCTTTGGGGATTATTATTTCATCTGTGGCGGGTGCTGTCTTAACCGAAGCTTTGATCCAAAAAGTATTTCTTAAAAAGCCGGTAACTATTACTGATGGAAGTGCTGTAGTTACTGGGATATTACTTGCTTTTTCTATTTCACCTCAGGTGCCGCTTTGGCTTGTAGTAGTGGGTTCAGCCTTTGGTATTGGTATTGCCAAGCATTGCTTTGGAGGTTTAGGTTGGAATGTCTTTAATCCAGCTATGATTGGTCGGGCATTTCTTTTGGCTTCTTGGCCTGCTCTAATGACTAGATGGATCACTTCCTTCGATGCCAAGACTACCGCTTCACCTTTAGGGATATTAAAAGAAGAAGGAATAGAGGCCTTGGTAGCTTATTTTGGAAATCATGCCACTATGTATAAAAGCTTATTTTTAGGAAGTGTAAGTGGATCATTAGGAGAAACCTCGTGCCTTTTATTGTTGATAGGAGCAATAATCTTATTTATTAAAGGATATATTACCTGGCCTATTCCGTTTAGTTTTCTGGGAACGATTGCTTTACTTTCATGGGTATTTGGTGGGCAAGGTCTTTGCAATGGAGATCCTCTCTTGAATATCCTTTCGGGAGGAGTTATCTTAGGAGCATTCTTTATTGCTACCGATATGGTTACTTCTCCTACTACCAAGATAGGTCAATTAATCTTTGGTATGGGTGCAGGAGCATTGGTTGTTCTTATCAGGCTTAAGGGTGGCTATCCAGAAGGTGTTTGCTATGCAGTCTTATTAATGAATGCTTTGGTTCCCATAACTGATCGGCTGGTAAAAAGAAGACCATTTGGAATGAAAACTACTGAAATCACAGGGAAAGAAAAAGAAGGGCGGTAG